One Candidatus Schekmanbacteria bacterium DNA segment encodes these proteins:
- a CDS encoding glycosyltransferase family 39 protein codes for MTKKDSTSDFVVLIIILTLAGASFFLNLGDIPFWQDEGETAVVSSNLLENKIPVAWDGKNLVSSLNGADFNSDFVWTWHPWVQFYVTAASFLVFGKSTFAGRIPFALCGFLTVWLLYFVTVKLTDNKKIGLLATFFLATNLQFILFCRQCRYYALLPLFTLLMVYAVTFLETRKGFCIFACSAVLLFHSNYASFPFIMLGLFCYLVMYRDNRKLKNFFYSLIPIVLLTVPWFIYAKAYLRKPQSPSSGKLHEYIVQLTDLLYLVNQVALPLLLMLPAIYFLFKRKADYKNAVMVSLAVVLPVIFLLPFVSYTQYIVGMRYATGIIPLLCVIGALSVANLYGVRKWLGVSVFLIFILTDLLVWVPAYGFRLAAGESGKYKIFPITEEIKTALTGKSVYSDFFHEIMYHFKSPIEGISDFLKSKSEPGDVVLTNYERDPLIFYTGRRMAYILSDDEIFCNSIPAAPYDPSLKNKLPDYIFSIENIDWIVERSNYPIRLFDFNALKERLEKDGLIEKVYKLDYPDLPWSNREDIRYHKFKTPIGYPQVTIFKLRRH; via the coding sequence ATGACAAAAAAGGACTCTACCTCTGACTTTGTTGTTTTAATAATCATACTCACTTTAGCAGGTGCATCATTTTTTCTTAACCTTGGGGATATCCCTTTCTGGCAGGATGAAGGAGAAACAGCGGTAGTTTCATCAAATCTGTTAGAAAATAAAATTCCTGTTGCCTGGGATGGGAAAAACCTTGTTTCATCTTTGAATGGTGCAGATTTTAATTCTGACTTTGTCTGGACCTGGCATCCATGGGTTCAGTTCTATGTTACTGCTGCATCATTTTTGGTTTTTGGGAAGTCAACCTTTGCAGGAAGGATCCCTTTTGCATTATGCGGTTTTCTTACAGTTTGGCTTCTTTATTTTGTTACAGTTAAACTGACGGATAATAAAAAAATAGGCCTTCTTGCAACCTTTTTTCTCGCCACGAATCTTCAGTTCATTCTGTTTTGCAGACAATGCCGGTATTATGCACTTCTTCCATTATTCACTCTTCTCATGGTTTATGCCGTAACTTTTCTCGAAACAAGAAAGGGGTTTTGTATCTTTGCCTGCTCTGCTGTTCTTCTTTTCCATTCAAATTATGCCTCATTCCCATTTATTATGTTAGGGCTTTTTTGTTATCTGGTGATGTACAGGGATAATAGGAAACTCAAGAATTTTTTTTATTCCCTGATCCCCATAGTGCTTCTTACTGTACCCTGGTTTATATATGCAAAAGCATATCTCAGAAAACCTCAATCACCATCATCAGGAAAGCTACATGAGTATATTGTTCAACTTACTGATCTTCTTTATCTGGTGAATCAGGTTGCACTACCTCTTCTTCTGATGTTACCTGCAATTTATTTTCTTTTTAAAAGAAAAGCAGATTACAAAAATGCTGTGATGGTTTCGCTGGCTGTAGTGCTTCCTGTGATTTTTCTTCTCCCATTCGTAAGCTATACACAATACATAGTAGGGATGAGATATGCCACTGGAATTATTCCTCTGCTATGCGTGATTGGTGCATTGTCTGTTGCTAACCTTTACGGTGTACGCAAATGGCTTGGAGTTTCAGTGTTTCTTATTTTTATTCTTACCGACCTCTTGGTGTGGGTTCCTGCCTATGGTTTCAGATTAGCAGCAGGTGAAAGCGGGAAATATAAGATTTTCCCTATTACAGAGGAAATAAAAACGGCACTCACCGGAAAATCTGTGTATTCCGATTTTTTCCATGAAATCATGTATCACTTTAAAAGCCCTATAGAAGGTATCTCAGATTTTTTAAAATCAAAGAGCGAGCCCGGGGATGTAGTTCTTACCAATTATGAAAGAGACCCGTTAATTTTTTATACCGGAAGGAGAATGGCGTATATACTTTCAGATGATGAGATCTTCTGCAATTCCATTCCGGCAGCACCTTATGATCCGTCGCTTAAAAATAAACTACCTGATTATATATTTTCAATTGAAAACATTGACTGGATAGTTGAAAGATCAAATTATCCGATACGTCTTTTTGATTTCAACGCATTAAAGGAGAGGCTTGAGAAGGATGGTCTAATAGAAAAGGTTTATAAACTTGACTACCCCGATCTTCCATGGAGCAACAGAGAAGATATCAGGTACCATAAATTTAAAACTCCGATTGGATATCCACAGGTTACGATTTTTAAATTAAGAAGACATTAA
- a CDS encoding glycosyltransferase family 39 protein, with protein sequence MLTENNKKSKKVFWSVLAVFCLLKITQLLTATEPFLAYEETTNGCLANDILSGKLLMGMFNYQAYPHSGGTLIYGLIAVPFFALFGKSIISLKLIPLIFSLITLALWFKIIEKYFDSLMALIFSGFYIFSSDLLCRGELIAWANHCESNLFTISTVWLTASLLEKDENRENYVKNLVAIGIIAGLGIYFDYIYAITLMAVMLAVLVVKRNIFTIKNICYLLISFIAGFSPWIFYRLQHTDPVRGKALLFSKVFTSRMDLNFSPSHIADKIIQIIINDIPSSLHYINGFPIFGKIATFILLCVIGFSLIFYIQKLFQKHNNFFCLFPVSFLASFLFIFFFSGFYNPSIPEKEWFFISKYRYYLPLIPFLYFFAAWGIKNLINRFSGTSKKYLPIIILASIMIAGFKENSVYIEPSKFLSGTVNRGYSYWELIPNYLLKVRSEEELKILVQKLEREAALINFPEVGRQLASYSLKEPTIIERIAEGRDEFLKSRLYFGIGKGIFDEFKDDIVSVQKAITVIPEAYQGFCYEGYINEAAREYSKYISLDHGFKCIWEISKVSKLIKITDERNRSSAYRGLARYIMEVELFVSTSNRLPLERIMPKCLSIISDIPPDKKGEVIEGFGYELSSYWLMGLQQAVFTKNQTANAVSAFDNLLNKNVSKIILASKGLNPEMLKPFTSGIKYAVTMTFNDPILQNETLNKISDGNGLSIQK encoded by the coding sequence TTGCTAACTGAAAACAATAAAAAGTCAAAGAAAGTATTTTGGTCAGTACTGGCAGTCTTTTGCCTGCTGAAGATTACTCAGCTTTTAACAGCAACCGAACCTTTCCTTGCATATGAGGAGACAACCAATGGATGCCTTGCAAATGATATTCTTAGCGGGAAACTGCTTATGGGAATGTTCAACTACCAGGCATATCCTCATTCAGGGGGAACACTGATTTATGGATTAATTGCTGTCCCGTTTTTTGCTTTATTTGGAAAATCTATTATTTCTCTTAAATTGATACCCCTGATATTCTCACTAATCACTCTTGCCCTTTGGTTTAAAATAATAGAAAAATATTTTGACTCTTTAATGGCGCTGATCTTTTCCGGTTTCTATATATTTTCATCAGATCTTTTATGCAGAGGCGAATTAATCGCATGGGCAAACCATTGCGAATCAAATCTCTTTACGATCTCAACTGTGTGGTTAACAGCATCCCTGCTTGAAAAAGATGAAAACCGGGAAAATTATGTTAAAAATTTGGTCGCAATTGGAATAATAGCAGGTCTTGGAATATATTTTGACTATATTTATGCCATTACTCTCATGGCTGTCATGTTGGCCGTATTAGTGGTAAAAAGAAATATTTTCACCATAAAGAATATTTGTTATCTTCTGATCTCATTTATTGCCGGTTTTTCTCCATGGATTTTTTATAGACTTCAGCATACTGATCCTGTCAGAGGGAAGGCTCTTCTTTTCTCAAAAGTTTTTACAAGCAGGATGGATTTGAATTTCAGCCCTTCCCATATTGCTGACAAAATAATCCAGATTATTATAAATGATATTCCTTCTTCTCTTCATTATATTAATGGATTCCCCATCTTTGGTAAGATTGCAACATTTATTCTTCTGTGTGTCATAGGATTTTCTCTGATATTCTATATACAAAAACTGTTTCAAAAGCATAATAACTTTTTCTGTTTATTTCCTGTTTCTTTTCTTGCTTCATTTTTATTCATTTTTTTCTTCAGTGGATTTTACAACCCATCAATCCCTGAAAAGGAATGGTTCTTTATTTCAAAATACCGTTATTATCTTCCGCTTATTCCATTCTTATATTTCTTCGCTGCCTGGGGAATTAAAAATTTAATTAACCGTTTTTCCGGTACATCTAAGAAGTATCTGCCTATAATAATATTGGCATCCATAATGATAGCCGGATTCAAAGAGAATTCAGTTTATATCGAGCCTTCAAAATTTCTTTCAGGAACTGTTAACCGCGGCTACAGTTACTGGGAGCTTATTCCCAACTACCTTCTGAAAGTAAGAAGTGAAGAAGAACTGAAAATCCTTGTGCAAAAGCTTGAAAGGGAGGCCGCATTAATTAACTTCCCGGAGGTCGGAAGACAGCTTGCATCCTACTCATTAAAAGAACCTACTATTATAGAGAGAATTGCAGAAGGAAGAGATGAATTTCTCAAGTCGAGGCTCTATTTCGGAATCGGCAAGGGAATCTTTGATGAGTTTAAAGATGATATAGTCTCGGTCCAAAAAGCAATAACAGTCATTCCGGAGGCTTACCAGGGCTTTTGTTATGAAGGATATATTAACGAAGCAGCCAGAGAATATTCTAAATATATTTCTTTGGATCATGGATTTAAATGTATATGGGAAATAAGCAAAGTATCAAAATTAATTAAGATTACTGACGAAAGAAACAGGTCATCAGCGTACAGAGGACTTGCACGTTATATTATGGAGGTAGAGCTTTTTGTGTCAACATCCAACCGTCTACCTCTCGAGAGAATCATGCCGAAATGCCTAAGCATTATTTCTGATATTCCACCTGATAAAAAAGGGGAAGTAATAGAGGGGTTTGGTTACGAATTGTCATCCTACTGGCTTATGGGATTGCAGCAGGCAGTTTTTACTAAGAACCAAACTGCCAATGCAGTTTCTGCTTTCGATAACCTGCTTAATAAAAATGTTTCTAAGATAATCCTAGCATCAAAGGGACTTAATCCAGAAATGCTAAAACCATTTACTTCCGGAATTAAGTACGCGGTTACTATGACTTTTAATGATCCCATTCTTCAAAATGAAACTCTAAACAAAATATCAGACGGGAATGGATTGTCTATACAAAAGTAG
- a CDS encoding SGNH/GDSL hydrolase family protein yields the protein MSRKKYFRYTSFMKLAVNIVTMLLSIFAFMLIGEGILRLCPGQMLRENIPDFEQKNIYVNNPNTGYKMAPNLNTKFQGHIITTDPFGFRKNVTSDDQLYNYTILAIGDSFTFGEGTEDKENYVAELAEYFKNKDRNPKINIINAGVPGFGTDQELEMLIETKKLTHPNLVLLTFYTGNDLIDNMIGGIKRRRVESNGFLYDRYIENMACKELKRNIFKLSLYKAGNFLEKRSLLFFLIKNRSELFLQKYFNWKVLDPYGYLDRGNFEFFRDPMPKKEEMLFSKTIKLITDIKEESEKSGAKFAVVIIPAGFQVYEEIYKGLIYEYKLQEKDYNIEGLNSKLAKYIAKANIPVLDLLPAFKNRKDMHLYRWGHLSPDGNSVATSEIISFLKQNNLIPSENIAN from the coding sequence TTGAGTAGAAAAAAATATTTTAGATATACTTCTTTTATGAAACTTGCAGTCAATATAGTTACGATGTTACTTTCCATTTTTGCATTCATGCTAATTGGGGAAGGAATATTACGGTTATGCCCGGGACAAATGTTAAGAGAAAATATTCCTGATTTTGAGCAGAAAAACATTTATGTGAACAATCCAAATACCGGATACAAAATGGCTCCTAATCTCAACACCAAGTTTCAGGGACACATCATAACAACTGACCCTTTTGGATTTAGAAAAAACGTTACAAGTGATGATCAATTATACAATTATACCATACTTGCCATAGGTGATTCATTCACTTTTGGAGAGGGAACAGAGGACAAGGAAAATTACGTAGCCGAACTCGCGGAGTATTTCAAAAACAAAGATAGAAATCCAAAAATAAACATAATCAATGCCGGTGTCCCAGGTTTTGGAACTGATCAGGAACTTGAAATGCTTATAGAAACAAAAAAACTGACACATCCTAATCTTGTCCTTCTAACTTTCTATACCGGAAACGATCTTATTGACAACATGATAGGCGGAATAAAACGGAGGCGGGTTGAGTCTAACGGCTTTCTTTATGACAGATATATTGAGAATATGGCATGCAAGGAATTAAAAAGAAATATCTTTAAGTTATCTTTATATAAAGCGGGGAATTTCCTTGAGAAAAGAAGTCTTTTGTTCTTCTTAATAAAGAACAGGTCAGAACTTTTTTTGCAGAAATATTTTAACTGGAAAGTACTAGATCCCTATGGATATTTAGACAGAGGAAATTTTGAATTCTTCAGAGATCCAATGCCGAAAAAAGAGGAAATGTTGTTCAGTAAAACAATAAAGCTAATTACCGACATCAAAGAGGAGTCGGAAAAAAGCGGAGCAAAGTTCGCAGTTGTAATAATCCCAGCCGGCTTTCAGGTTTATGAAGAAATTTACAAAGGACTTATCTATGAATACAAATTGCAGGAAAAGGATTATAATATTGAAGGCTTAAACTCTAAGCTTGCAAAATATATTGCGAAGGCTAATATTCCGGTGCTTGATCTTTTACCGGCATTTAAAAACAGGAAAGACATGCATTTATATCGATGGGGGCATCTTAGCCCGGACGGAAATAGTGTTGCCACAAGTGAAATAATAAGCTTCTTAAAACAGAACAATCTTATACCTTCTGAAAATATTGCTAACTGA
- a CDS encoding sigma-54-dependent Fis family transcriptional regulator, producing the protein MNGKSILIVDDEQEFREFLSEFLRNKGFVTEQASSFEEAEKNIHEKDFNLALIDLIMPGKSGIEVMKMLKGNLPDIITVIMTGYASIETAVEAMRSGAFDYVTKPFNLEEILLTINRALELKQLRGENILLKSQLKKKYDFENIIGDSEPMQKIFRLIEKVADTDSTVLIKGESGTGKELVARALHYNSKRRNNLLVPVNCGAIPEELLESELFGHVKGAFTGAIADRPGRFEIANGGTIFLDEIGDMSPKLQVKLLRILQSRECDPIGSTKTKKVDVRVIAATNQNLEALVETKLFREDLFYRLNVIPIYLPPLRDRTGDIPLLVNYFLTKMNAEKKCSIDGVDDDVIEYLTKYSWPGNVRELENLLERIVIINSGVNCLKLEHFPEKIRLLKQKDNNYNISLPEDGINLNSVLDKVENNLILQALEKSGWVKEKAARLLNINRTTLVEKLKRKDFIKKEQ; encoded by the coding sequence ATGAATGGGAAATCAATACTTATTGTTGATGACGAACAGGAATTCAGGGAGTTCTTGTCTGAATTTCTTCGCAACAAGGGATTTGTTACTGAACAGGCATCGAGTTTTGAAGAAGCAGAAAAAAATATTCACGAAAAAGACTTCAATCTTGCCCTTATAGATCTAATCATGCCTGGCAAAAGTGGTATTGAAGTGATGAAGATGCTTAAGGGTAATCTTCCCGATATTATTACAGTAATAATGACCGGATACGCATCCATAGAAACTGCCGTTGAAGCAATGCGCAGCGGTGCCTTTGATTATGTTACAAAACCTTTTAATCTTGAAGAAATATTGCTTACTATAAATCGTGCGTTGGAGCTTAAACAATTACGCGGTGAAAATATTCTGCTTAAAAGCCAACTCAAGAAAAAGTATGATTTTGAAAATATTATTGGCGACAGCGAACCAATGCAAAAAATATTTAGACTGATAGAAAAAGTAGCTGACACAGATAGTACGGTACTGATTAAGGGGGAAAGTGGAACCGGTAAGGAACTTGTAGCACGTGCTCTTCATTATAACAGTAAGAGAAGAAACAATCTGCTTGTTCCTGTCAACTGCGGTGCCATACCTGAGGAACTACTTGAAAGTGAACTATTCGGGCATGTCAAAGGAGCTTTTACAGGAGCGATAGCGGATCGACCCGGCAGATTTGAAATAGCCAATGGTGGGACTATTTTTCTCGATGAAATTGGTGATATGAGCCCAAAATTGCAGGTAAAACTATTGAGAATATTGCAATCCAGGGAATGTGACCCTATTGGGAGTACAAAGACCAAGAAGGTTGATGTGAGAGTAATAGCCGCAACAAACCAGAACCTTGAAGCGCTTGTTGAAACAAAGCTTTTCAGGGAGGATCTTTTTTACAGATTAAATGTTATTCCCATCTATCTTCCTCCTCTCAGGGATAGAACCGGTGATATTCCTCTGCTTGTTAATTACTTTCTTACCAAGATGAATGCAGAAAAGAAGTGTTCCATAGATGGAGTTGATGATGATGTAATAGAATACCTTACTAAATATTCCTGGCCTGGAAATGTGAGAGAGCTTGAGAATCTGCTTGAGAGGATTGTCATAATCAATTCCGGTGTTAATTGTCTTAAATTGGAACATTTTCCTGAGAAGATCAGATTGTTGAAACAGAAGGATAATAATTACAATATTTCACTTCCAGAGGATGGGATCAACCTTAATTCTGTTTTAGACAAGGTTGAAAATAACCTGATACTGCAGGCTCTTGAGAAAAGCGGATGGGTTAAAGAAAAAGCAGCCAGGCTTCTTAATATAAATAGAACTACTCTGGTTGAAAAGCTAAAAAGAAAAGATTTTATAAAGAAAGAACAATAA
- a CDS encoding response regulator — protein sequence MTANTVTNKTEIKILVADDDKNFRELFKSFLENKGFPVKTAYDGREAIEYIDREKFDLVITDLIMPGADGFAVLEKSLDSNPDCQVIIITGYATLDTALKAIKTGAYDYIKKPFTFDEIDVVIRNAVLKVNLIKANKILVEQLKKAYERLKSSQPLNDSLVAQCREFLGEDGCDEALPPDMSSIMKWATTRILPCHYDQYNKKNLIDLQQAIEELKTLSKLKSDGAIDEKEFENFKKKILTDL from the coding sequence ATGACTGCTAACACTGTTACTAATAAAACTGAGATAAAAATTCTAGTTGCAGATGATGACAAAAACTTCAGGGAACTTTTTAAATCGTTTCTTGAAAATAAGGGCTTCCCGGTAAAGACAGCATATGACGGAAGGGAGGCAATTGAATATATTGACAGAGAAAAGTTCGATCTCGTAATAACCGACCTTATAATGCCCGGAGCCGACGGTTTTGCAGTGCTCGAAAAAAGTCTCGACTCTAACCCTGATTGCCAGGTAATAATAATAACCGGCTATGCAACGCTTGATACAGCATTAAAAGCGATTAAAACCGGTGCATATGATTATATAAAGAAGCCATTCACATTTGATGAAATAGATGTTGTAATAAGAAATGCGGTTCTTAAGGTCAATCTTATAAAAGCTAATAAGATACTAGTAGAACAGTTAAAAAAGGCTTATGAAAGACTTAAGTCATCACAACCGTTAAATGACTCACTTGTTGCTCAATGCAGAGAATTTCTTGGTGAAGATGGTTGCGATGAAGCTTTACCGCCAGATATGAGTTCCATAATGAAATGGGCAACAACCAGAATTCTCCCCTGTCATTATGATCAATATAACAAAAAAAACCTTATAGACCTTCAGCAGGCAATTGAAGAACTGAAGACATTGTCAAAATTGAAATCAGATGGCGCAATCGATGAAAAAGAATTCGAGAATTTTAAAAAAAAAATTTTGACTGATCTTTAA
- a CDS encoding tetratricopeptide repeat protein, with amino-acid sequence MMKQLMKKLYTKKILFAYAILIISIVFVVPEISYSGESKKVLSFKAADHGNFYRIVFVLSAPDKAEIKKQDESGQLEVTFKEAEIADNLSLTLSNKYIKSSSIISPSPFVWQCVLVDSGINIAKMVLVNPDRVVFDFKKSAVPKEIIQNVKAEVKNISNPSKSKNNQEPKKDVNVQKLENKKSKEDIKVASSVSSAHISSPQNKINEIKQSKLIEKNGYKEYPQKVNTSPLIDLPKTSARTVNIQQPEDVQSLIPANAPPLVIDAVKDFKAKKYADAFRKFNQAIRENNGTKFAAVSHVLAAESLLNIMKLQDKESFTNALKFLNSALSLSNDKILQAKAYYLLGNAYSKMGFYDEASAYYNMIDKKFPSTYYATAGILERANLHFEKKEFDKALMLLNSIQTESLDAKMREQLFLQMASGYFKIANYNMACECFERATTLSSGFVSKSVSEDNWLQYAQSLYKVGRYSESKNILSKFIISNDAKSLSVAGAKIIMADVDLAEGREADAINSLSQLAREFAGTKYAGEAKLRRAEYNFRRNHNLGVAITDFNDIVFSDYPSDLRRKALSSEISAFCEQSKYNDALKILSKVKSTKDGNMTDTINECIGKIINEGVSFYYLSGNHSKIVELYIAANEISNVQSKGIEAAAALKLCESLIELSYVSEARRILEGSMIQSGIDEQNRAIYLESISYMKENSFAKAEESLRRFLQENSDTISQENGTMFLAESLYEQGKYEGSLQILKETKKDGVKRKYLEGKNFMMMSQYGVAVSSFKRALEYIEKLPDRQPLYEDIVFWMAYSCYKLDDYEEALSNLSLIDTSLYKSKESEVALLKVQILNQMGEQKRALKVVEEDENKNSTMPELNDEIKEDILWKLKHEKQLRKILKRGQS; translated from the coding sequence ATGATGAAACAGTTGATGAAAAAATTATATACCAAAAAAATATTGTTTGCGTATGCAATACTAATAATTAGCATTGTTTTCGTTGTTCCAGAAATTTCGTATTCAGGCGAATCAAAAAAAGTACTTTCATTTAAAGCTGCAGATCACGGGAATTTTTACAGAATAGTGTTTGTCCTTAGCGCGCCGGATAAAGCTGAAATTAAAAAACAGGATGAAAGTGGACAGCTTGAAGTGACTTTCAAGGAAGCTGAAATAGCAGATAACCTATCTTTGACTTTGAGCAATAAGTATATCAAAAGCAGTTCAATTATCAGTCCATCACCATTTGTGTGGCAGTGCGTGTTAGTAGATAGCGGAATTAACATAGCAAAAATGGTTTTGGTAAATCCTGACAGGGTGGTATTTGACTTTAAGAAATCTGCTGTCCCGAAAGAGATTATACAAAATGTAAAAGCTGAGGTAAAAAATATCTCCAACCCTTCTAAATCCAAGAATAATCAAGAGCCTAAAAAGGATGTTAATGTTCAGAAACTAGAAAATAAAAAAAGCAAAGAAGATATCAAGGTAGCTTCATCAGTTAGTTCTGCGCACATTAGTTCTCCGCAAAATAAAATAAATGAAATTAAGCAAAGTAAGCTTATAGAAAAAAATGGATATAAAGAATATCCACAAAAAGTTAATACTTCGCCATTAATTGATTTACCAAAGACATCTGCAAGGACAGTAAATATTCAGCAGCCAGAAGACGTTCAAAGTTTAATTCCTGCAAATGCTCCGCCGCTCGTTATCGATGCTGTAAAGGACTTTAAAGCAAAGAAGTACGCCGATGCATTCCGCAAGTTTAATCAGGCAATAAGAGAAAACAATGGTACGAAGTTTGCAGCTGTATCACATGTCCTCGCTGCAGAATCTCTCTTAAACATAATGAAATTACAAGACAAAGAGAGCTTTACTAATGCATTAAAGTTTCTGAATTCGGCGCTTTCATTAAGCAATGATAAAATATTGCAGGCCAAAGCTTATTATCTGCTGGGAAACGCTTATTCCAAGATGGGTTTCTATGATGAAGCATCTGCTTATTATAATATGATAGATAAGAAATTCCCTTCAACTTATTATGCGACTGCGGGAATATTGGAGAGAGCAAACCTTCATTTTGAGAAAAAAGAATTTGATAAGGCATTAATGCTTCTTAACTCAATTCAAACAGAAAGCCTTGATGCTAAAATGCGAGAACAATTATTCCTCCAAATGGCCTCAGGTTATTTCAAAATTGCCAATTATAATATGGCATGTGAGTGTTTCGAGAGAGCAACAACACTCTCGTCTGGTTTTGTATCAAAATCCGTTTCGGAAGATAATTGGCTGCAATATGCTCAATCGTTGTATAAAGTTGGACGGTATAGCGAATCAAAAAACATATTGTCAAAATTTATTATTTCAAATGATGCAAAATCCTTGTCTGTTGCCGGAGCAAAAATAATAATGGCCGATGTGGATTTGGCTGAAGGGAGAGAAGCAGACGCGATTAACAGTCTGTCTCAGTTAGCAAGAGAGTTTGCAGGTACAAAATATGCAGGTGAGGCAAAGCTGAGAAGAGCGGAATATAATTTTAGGAGAAACCACAATTTAGGTGTAGCAATAACAGACTTCAATGATATTGTTTTTTCAGATTATCCATCTGACTTAAGGCGCAAAGCTTTAAGCAGCGAAATCAGCGCCTTTTGTGAACAATCTAAGTATAACGATGCATTGAAGATTCTTTCAAAAGTTAAAAGTACTAAGGACGGGAATATGACAGATACCATTAATGAGTGTATCGGAAAAATCATTAATGAAGGAGTTTCATTTTATTACCTTAGTGGCAACCACAGCAAAATTGTTGAATTGTATATTGCAGCTAATGAGATAAGCAATGTTCAAAGCAAAGGTATCGAAGCTGCAGCGGCCTTAAAACTTTGTGAATCATTAATTGAATTATCTTACGTTTCTGAAGCAAGGAGAATACTGGAAGGTAGTATGATTCAATCTGGCATAGACGAACAAAATCGGGCTATATATCTGGAGTCAATTTCCTATATGAAGGAGAACTCTTTTGCTAAAGCAGAGGAGAGTTTAAGAAGATTTTTGCAGGAAAATTCTGATACCATAAGTCAGGAAAATGGGACTATGTTTCTCGCAGAGTCCCTATATGAACAGGGAAAGTATGAAGGATCGCTCCAAATTCTGAAAGAAACTAAAAAAGATGGTGTTAAAAGAAAATATCTTGAAGGAAAGAATTTTATGATGATGTCTCAATATGGTGTGGCAGTTTCAAGCTTCAAAAGGGCTTTGGAATATATTGAAAAATTACCTGATAGACAGCCTCTTTACGAAGATATAGTTTTTTGGATGGCGTATAGCTGCTATAAGCTTGATGATTATGAAGAGGCATTATCTAATTTGAGCCTTATTGATACATCTCTTTATAAGTCAAAGGAAAGTGAAGTGGCATTGCTGAAGGTACAGATACTGAACCAAATGGGTGAACAAAAAAGAGCACTTAAAGTTGTTGAAGAAGATGAAAATAAAAATTCCACTATGCCTGAACTCAATGATGAGATAAAAGAAGATATTTTATGGAAATTAAAACATGAAAAACAGTTAAGAAAGATACTGAAGAGAGGTCAAAGTTAA